A window of Lujinxingia sediminis contains these coding sequences:
- a CDS encoding beta-ketoacyl synthase N-terminal-like domain-containing protein, which translates to MSRPTPVAIVGQSCVFPGSLSPETFWQNLLAGRDLLSPPDPERWRAEPAVAMGKPGWRNPGGYVTGFDEVFEPQDYALDADLLRHLDPLVQWSVHCAKQAYLQAQKGDEGRLAIFLGNLSLPSEGMAMRVEDGRLPEAVRDARQASRSEAANLAGQLDRHMSGLPAHLIARALGRPEAPATALDAACASSLYAIKLGIERLRAHQSDLVLAGAVNRADPLFLNIGFQALQALSPTGQSRPFHRDANGLVPTEGCAFVALKRLDDALACGDTILGVIHEVGLSNDGRSDGLLVPSSEGQVRALRAAYRGLDLRPADIGYIECHATGTALGDGRELKSLQALFPDRHDESLPIGSLKSNMGHAITAAGMAGLLKILASMQANQLAPTIHCDAPIDALDTSAFRVVRTPEPWEPARQVAALSAFGFGGNNSHLIVESWPSYARAYPEAIAGNTSNTRIKSGHSSTLGHTPAPQNAEPVEVAVVALATLLPDARTTGEWAATLLNAPSGGERTGGKGGKLHTLTLPFKGLRFPPRDLEVSVPQQIAMLQVAQEAAAFVGGLPRDRTGVFVGMQTDPDVVRHGVRARQAHLSNAEKDAIAPPLSAAAVIGGLPNIVANRINAHLDLGGYSLTMSAEEHSGIVALEEAVQAIRRGELDAAVVGAVEVADDLPEDAAVALVIKRADLARDQGDTILATLPAETDLRDAVSLDAHLPDCGSARGLLAIAAAIALPEFALKRGGEATGLRATAVVATSAAQASPRRTALRRAPLPVALDAPKVHRIDAPIPAFVVASSPEELAEKQTRLTRFAAGGEAPGEGIYPLDAIDGEVAQVFTGAAAAYHGMGQGLLLAFPDLLDDLRGRFARVDAATRWMTHPDAQAQATPLDKLFAASTLAQLHSDLTTEFLGIDFDAAIGFSSGETNALFATGVWRDFDALYDQFSSSGTFTRALGGTFDVLKKAWAEHLNEDEAPQWETWRVVGPRQPLEDALAEEPLVHLTLINAPDDLTIGGHAPAIARVLERLPRHRASHLDYDIAVHIPEVAGFQERWLKLHTRQSFPSTRRLYSHAFLSHYEPTSITVAQALLGQALRTVNFPALINAAYNDGVRIFVEHGARTTLGPWIRQILGERPHLCVSLDSAADSGLRPLANAIARLAAAGVSVDLDAYNARMEHAQNHPLFMTVGRATSSNDATLSFPAHWPSYQISPAAPPSRAAARAPESAPSSAPEQPMSQITILPPAPALPRVTDAAINAPARVQPTFDAPTHAKQHPPTQPPVATHPVASQPGGGAQHDTLHAVVPLSPVQPRSTSTAALPPYFELQRQAYERYLGVLATQAEVHKAFLAHSQRAWQMANQPGHTPGHPSNPMTQGRPFASNDADFSTSGVVLESHTYPATPNASSMTQGHHGVTHRHGVTHGHPNMTLGHPTETTLGHPNTTLGHLNNTTLGHLNNTTLGHPTETTLGHPGNTTHGQKNTTLGHPGNTTHGQKNTTLGHPRETTQGHSNTSNSVELSTSPPAPTPVGPTFDRADLEVLASGNISQVFGPLFSIQDDFPRQVRMPEPPLLLADRVTGIDAEPGVVGTGTIWTETDLTPDAWYLHRGHIPAGIMIEAGQADLLLISWMGADFQNCGKRIYRLLGCELTYRGGLPQAGDTLSYDIHIDGHANQGPIRIFFFHYDCRVGQDIRLSVREGQAGFFSDAELAESMGVLWTPEKEALDEAPAHIRSLIDTELVPSSFSAAQVQAFADGDPAACFGPGYERLLTHTRTPSIHEGRMCLMGEVEELNPSGGPWGRGYLRSRLDITPDHWFFDGHFKNDPCMPGTLMFEAGMQAMSFYMAACGLTLARDGWRFEPAPDIPYQLRCRGQVTPTSRVLTYEIFVEELNDATSGGRPALRAHILATVDGLKAFHCRSMVMHLVPDTPMGERIACEGMPEDRDSRAVECGGVIHDRFALEATGIGPATACMGPAYQRFEDAGRMPRLPGDPFQFMTRVTDFSSQPGQSAPGDEVVVEYDLPEDAWYFDHNDRAVVPYAVLLEAALQPCGWLSLTSMAFAEAAQPLYYRNLDGQATLLQELLPAGGTLRTHTRMTNQSISGSMIIQSFEVQCTIDTVPVYELTTTFGFFPHAALQNQVGLPLTDLDRERLQAAPEVTINPELRASWSTQGRSETGRSEALELPPVVDLTTPPDPEHPELWPDAMLRMIDRLTSWEESATGVRVRAEKDVNPAEWFFKAHFFQDPVQPGSLGVEAMIQTLRYALLRLGLHRRFERPLIEPLALNQALTWKYRGQVIPENQKITILLDLHTVEENDHDTLLISDAWLLVDGLKIYHTSNLALRVREERS; encoded by the coding sequence ATGAGTCGCCCCACCCCTGTGGCCATCGTCGGCCAGTCCTGCGTCTTCCCTGGCTCTCTGTCGCCGGAGACCTTCTGGCAAAATCTGCTGGCGGGCCGCGACCTGCTCAGCCCTCCCGACCCTGAGCGCTGGCGTGCTGAGCCCGCCGTCGCAATGGGCAAACCCGGCTGGAGAAACCCCGGGGGCTACGTCACGGGCTTTGACGAGGTCTTTGAGCCTCAAGACTACGCGCTTGACGCTGACCTCCTGCGCCATCTCGACCCGCTGGTGCAGTGGTCGGTGCATTGCGCGAAGCAGGCCTACCTTCAGGCGCAGAAGGGCGATGAAGGCCGCCTGGCGATCTTTTTGGGCAACCTCTCGCTTCCCAGCGAGGGGATGGCAATGCGTGTCGAGGATGGCCGTCTCCCCGAGGCGGTGCGCGACGCCCGCCAGGCTTCGCGCAGCGAGGCGGCGAACCTCGCAGGGCAGCTCGACCGCCATATGAGCGGACTTCCCGCCCATCTCATCGCCCGAGCCCTCGGACGGCCCGAAGCACCCGCGACCGCGCTGGATGCGGCCTGCGCCTCGTCGCTCTACGCCATCAAACTTGGCATCGAGCGGCTGCGCGCCCATCAGAGCGATCTGGTGCTGGCCGGCGCCGTCAACCGGGCCGATCCTCTCTTCTTGAACATCGGTTTTCAGGCCCTTCAGGCCCTCAGCCCCACGGGACAAAGCCGCCCCTTTCACCGCGACGCCAACGGGCTTGTGCCCACCGAGGGTTGCGCCTTCGTCGCGCTCAAACGCCTCGACGACGCGCTGGCCTGCGGCGACACCATCCTGGGCGTGATTCACGAGGTGGGCCTCTCCAACGACGGGCGCTCCGACGGATTGCTCGTGCCCAGCAGCGAGGGGCAGGTGCGCGCACTTCGCGCAGCCTACCGCGGCCTCGATCTTCGCCCCGCCGACATCGGCTATATCGAGTGCCACGCCACCGGCACCGCACTCGGAGACGGTCGCGAGCTCAAAAGCCTGCAGGCCCTCTTCCCCGATCGCCACGACGAATCGCTGCCCATCGGCTCGCTCAAATCGAATATGGGCCACGCCATCACCGCCGCCGGCATGGCCGGGCTGCTCAAAATCCTGGCGTCGATGCAGGCCAACCAGCTCGCGCCCACCATCCACTGCGACGCGCCGATCGACGCCCTCGATACGAGCGCGTTTCGCGTGGTGCGCACCCCGGAGCCCTGGGAGCCCGCCCGCCAGGTGGCCGCCCTCTCGGCCTTCGGATTCGGGGGCAACAACAGCCACCTGATCGTCGAGTCCTGGCCCTCGTACGCCCGTGCCTACCCCGAGGCAATCGCCGGAAACACCTCGAACACCCGCATAAAATCTGGACATTCCTCAACCCTGGGTCACACTCCCGCCCCACAGAATGCCGAGCCTGTAGAGGTCGCGGTGGTCGCCCTGGCCACGCTTTTGCCCGACGCCCGCACCACCGGCGAATGGGCTGCCACCCTGCTCAACGCCCCATCCGGGGGAGAGCGTACGGGAGGCAAGGGCGGCAAACTCCACACGCTGACCCTGCCCTTCAAAGGACTGCGCTTTCCGCCCCGCGACCTCGAAGTATCGGTGCCGCAGCAGATCGCAATGCTTCAGGTCGCGCAAGAGGCCGCCGCCTTTGTCGGAGGGCTGCCCCGGGATCGCACCGGCGTGTTTGTCGGCATGCAGACCGATCCGGACGTGGTACGCCACGGGGTTCGCGCCCGCCAGGCGCACCTCTCGAACGCCGAGAAAGACGCCATCGCCCCTCCTCTCTCGGCGGCCGCCGTCATCGGGGGGCTTCCCAATATCGTGGCCAACCGCATCAACGCGCACCTCGACCTGGGCGGCTATTCGCTGACTATGAGCGCCGAAGAACATTCAGGCATTGTGGCGCTTGAGGAGGCCGTGCAGGCGATTCGCCGAGGCGAACTCGACGCGGCGGTGGTGGGTGCCGTCGAAGTTGCTGATGATCTTCCTGAAGATGCCGCCGTGGCCCTCGTCATCAAGCGCGCCGACCTTGCGCGCGACCAGGGCGACACCATCCTGGCCACGCTTCCGGCTGAGACCGACCTGCGTGACGCCGTCTCTCTCGACGCGCATCTTCCCGACTGCGGCAGCGCCCGGGGGCTGCTGGCCATCGCCGCGGCCATTGCGCTCCCGGAGTTTGCCTTAAAGCGAGGCGGAGAGGCTACCGGCCTGCGCGCCACCGCCGTCGTGGCGACCTCCGCTGCGCAGGCCTCACCGCGACGCACCGCCCTGAGGCGCGCCCCCCTCCCCGTGGCCCTTGATGCTCCGAAGGTCCACCGCATCGACGCCCCCATCCCCGCCTTCGTCGTCGCATCCAGCCCCGAAGAACTCGCCGAAAAACAAACCCGTCTGACCCGTTTTGCAGCGGGCGGCGAAGCCCCGGGCGAAGGCATCTACCCCCTCGACGCGATCGACGGCGAGGTCGCCCAGGTCTTCACCGGGGCTGCAGCCGCCTACCACGGCATGGGACAGGGACTTTTGCTGGCCTTCCCCGATCTTCTCGACGATCTGCGCGGGCGTTTTGCGCGCGTCGACGCAGCCACCCGCTGGATGACCCACCCCGATGCGCAGGCACAAGCAACCCCGCTCGATAAGCTCTTTGCTGCGTCTACCCTGGCCCAACTTCATAGCGATCTGACAACCGAGTTTCTGGGCATCGACTTCGACGCCGCCATCGGCTTCAGCAGCGGGGAGACCAACGCGCTCTTTGCCACCGGCGTCTGGCGCGACTTCGACGCGCTCTACGACCAGTTCTCCAGCAGTGGCACCTTCACCCGCGCGCTTGGCGGCACCTTTGATGTGCTCAAAAAAGCCTGGGCCGAGCACCTGAACGAAGACGAAGCGCCGCAGTGGGAGACCTGGCGGGTGGTCGGCCCGCGCCAACCCCTCGAAGATGCGCTGGCCGAGGAGCCCCTGGTCCACCTCACCCTCATCAACGCCCCCGACGACCTGACCATCGGGGGGCATGCCCCGGCGATCGCCCGCGTCCTTGAGCGACTTCCCCGACATCGCGCAAGCCACCTGGACTACGACATCGCCGTGCACATCCCCGAGGTCGCCGGCTTTCAGGAGCGCTGGCTTAAGTTGCACACCCGCCAGAGCTTTCCGAGCACACGTCGTCTCTACAGTCACGCCTTCTTAAGCCACTACGAGCCGACCAGCATCACCGTGGCACAGGCGCTGCTGGGCCAGGCGTTGCGCACCGTCAACTTCCCGGCGCTGATCAACGCCGCCTACAATGACGGAGTACGCATCTTTGTGGAGCACGGAGCTCGCACCACGCTCGGCCCCTGGATTCGCCAGATTCTCGGCGAACGCCCCCACCTCTGCGTCTCCCTCGACTCGGCGGCCGACTCCGGACTTCGCCCCCTGGCCAACGCCATCGCTCGCCTGGCCGCTGCGGGCGTCTCCGTCGATCTCGACGCGTACAACGCTCGCATGGAGCACGCGCAAAACCACCCGCTCTTCATGACCGTGGGTCGCGCGACCAGCAGCAACGACGCCACCTTGAGCTTCCCGGCCCACTGGCCCTCCTACCAGATCTCGCCAGCAGCGCCCCCCTCCCGCGCCGCTGCACGTGCGCCTGAATCCGCTCCCTCTTCTGCCCCCGAGCAGCCGATGTCTCAGATCACCATTCTGCCCCCGGCCCCCGCGCTTCCCCGGGTCACCGACGCGGCGATCAATGCCCCTGCCCGGGTGCAGCCGACCTTCGACGCGCCGACACATGCGAAGCAGCACCCGCCGACACAACCTCCGGTAGCGACACACCCCGTGGCGAGCCAACCAGGGGGTGGGGCGCAGCATGACACGTTGCATGCAGTCGTCCCCTTGTCCCCGGTGCAGCCTCGGAGCACCTCGACCGCGGCATTGCCCCCCTACTTCGAGCTGCAACGCCAGGCGTATGAGCGCTACCTGGGCGTGCTGGCCACGCAGGCCGAGGTTCATAAGGCCTTCCTGGCCCACTCTCAGCGCGCCTGGCAGATGGCGAACCAGCCGGGGCATACTCCCGGGCATCCCTCGAACCCCATGACCCAGGGTCGGCCTTTCGCAAGCAATGACGCCGACTTTTCGACGTCGGGGGTCGTTCTGGAGTCTCACACCTACCCCGCGACGCCCAACGCTTCGAGCATGACCCAGGGTCATCACGGTGTGACCCACCGTCACGGTGTGACCCACGGTCACCCGAACATGACCCTCGGTCACCCCACAGAAACGACCCTGGGTCACCCGAACACGACCCTCGGTCACCTCAACAACACGACCCTCGGTCACCTCAACAACACGACCCTCGGTCACCCCACAGAAACGACCCTGGGTCACCCCGGCAACACGACCCACGGTCAGAAAAACACGACCCTGGGTCACCCCGGCAACACGACCCACGGTCAGAAAAACACGACCCTGGGTCATCCTCGAGAGACGACCCAGGGTCACTCAAACACAAGCAATAGCGTCGAATTATCGACCTCTCCCCCCGCTCCCACCCCCGTCGGCCCCACCTTCGATCGTGCCGATCTGGAGGTGCTGGCCAGCGGCAACATCTCGCAGGTCTTCGGCCCTCTTTTTAGCATCCAGGACGACTTCCCCCGCCAGGTGCGCATGCCCGAGCCGCCGCTCTTGCTCGCGGACCGTGTCACCGGCATCGACGCCGAGCCCGGGGTCGTGGGCACCGGCACCATCTGGACGGAGACCGATCTCACCCCCGACGCCTGGTACCTGCACCGTGGACACATCCCGGCGGGCATCATGATCGAGGCCGGCCAGGCCGACCTTTTGCTCATCTCCTGGATGGGCGCCGACTTCCAAAACTGTGGCAAACGCATCTACCGCCTGCTCGGTTGCGAACTCACCTACCGCGGCGGTCTCCCGCAGGCCGGCGACACGTTAAGCTACGACATCCACATCGACGGCCACGCCAACCAGGGCCCGATCCGCATCTTCTTCTTCCATTACGACTGCCGCGTCGGCCAGGACATTCGTCTCTCGGTGCGCGAGGGTCAGGCGGGCTTTTTCTCGGACGCCGAGTTGGCCGAGTCGATGGGCGTGCTCTGGACGCCTGAGAAAGAAGCGCTCGACGAGGCTCCCGCTCACATCAGAAGCCTCATCGATACCGAGCTTGTCCCCTCGAGTTTCAGCGCCGCGCAGGTCCAGGCTTTTGCCGACGGCGATCCTGCCGCCTGCTTTGGGCCGGGCTACGAGCGCCTGCTCACCCACACCCGCACCCCCTCAATCCACGAGGGACGCATGTGTTTGATGGGCGAGGTTGAAGAACTTAACCCGAGCGGCGGTCCGTGGGGACGCGGCTATCTGCGTAGCCGCCTCGACATCACCCCGGACCACTGGTTCTTCGATGGTCACTTTAAAAACGATCCCTGCATGCCCGGCACCTTGATGTTCGAGGCCGGCATGCAGGCGATGAGCTTCTATATGGCCGCCTGCGGCCTGACGCTTGCTCGCGACGGCTGGCGCTTTGAACCTGCCCCTGACATCCCCTACCAGCTTCGCTGCCGCGGCCAGGTCACCCCCACCTCAAGGGTGCTCACCTACGAGATCTTTGTCGAAGAGCTCAACGACGCCACCTCCGGCGGCCGCCCCGCCCTTCGCGCGCATATTCTGGCGACGGTCGACGGTCTCAAAGCCTTCCACTGCCGCTCGATGGTCATGCATCTCGTCCCCGACACCCCGATGGGTGAGCGTATTGCGTGTGAGGGGATGCCCGAAGATCGCGATTCGAGGGCGGTAGAGTGTGGTGGCGTGATCCATGACCGCTTCGCCCTGGAGGCCACCGGCATCGGCCCGGCGACCGCCTGCATGGGCCCGGCCTACCAGCGTTTTGAAGACGCCGGGCGCATGCCGCGTCTGCCCGGCGATCCCTTCCAATTTATGACCCGCGTGACCGACTTCAGCTCCCAGCCCGGCCAGAGCGCACCGGGCGATGAGGTCGTCGTCGAGTACGACCTTCCCGAGGATGCCTGGTACTTCGATCATAACGATCGCGCAGTCGTCCCCTACGCCGTACTGCTGGAGGCGGCGCTGCAGCCCTGCGGGTGGCTCTCGCTGACTTCCATGGCTTTTGCGGAGGCAGCGCAGCCCCTTTATTACCGCAACCTCGACGGGCAGGCGACGCTTCTGCAGGAGCTGCTGCCGGCCGGCGGCACGTTGCGCACGCACACGCGCATGACCAACCAGTCGATCTCCGGCTCCATGATCATTCAGAGCTTCGAGGTGCAGTGCACCATCGACACCGTGCCGGTCTACGAGCTGACGACGACGTTTGGGTTCTTCCCCCACGCCGCGTTGCAAAACCAGGTCGGACTGCCGCTCACCGACCTCGACCGTGAGCGGCTGCAGGCAGCCCCCGAAGTCACGATCAACCCCGAACTGCGCGCCTCATGGTCAACCCAGGGTCGGAGTGAGACGGGTCGGAGTGAGGCGCTGGAGTTACCCCCGGTGGTCGACCTCACGACACCTCCCGACCCCGAGCACCCCGAGCTCTGGCCCGACGCAATGCTGCGCATGATCGATCGCCTCACCTCCTGGGAGGAGTCGGCCACCGGCGTGCGCGTTCGCGCCGAAAAAGACGTCAATCCGGCCGAGTGGTTCTTTAAAGCCCACTTCTTCCAGGATCCCGTCCAGCCCGGCTCGCTCGGAGTCGAGGCGATGATCCAGACGCTGCGCTACGCCCTGCTGCGCCTGGGGCTTCATCGCCGCTTTGAGCGCCCGCTGATTGAACCTCTGGCATTGAACCAGGCTCTAACCTGGAAGTATCGCGGCCAGGTCATCCCCGAAAATCAGAAGATCACCATCCTCCTCGATCTTCACACCGTTGAGGAAAACGACCACGACACGCTCCTCATCAGTGATGCCTGGCTTCTGGTCGACGGACTGAAGATCTACCATACCTCCAACCTGGCGCTGCGCGTGCGCGAGGAACGATCATGA